In Streptomyces sp. 71268, the DNA window TCGCCTGGTACTGCGGGTTGCGGCCGGACTTGGCCGAGCCACCGGCGGAGTCACCCTCGACGATGAAGATCTCGCACTTCGTCGGGTCGTTGGACTGGCAGTCGCTGAGCTTGCCCGGCAGCGACGCCGTCTCGAGCAGACCCTTGCGGCGGGTCAGATCGCGCGCCTTGCGGGCCGCGACCCGGGCGGTGGCCGCCTGGATCGACTTGCGGATGATGTCCGCGGCCTCGTTGGGGTTGCGGTCGAGCCAGTCCGCCAGGTGCTCGTTGACGATCTTCTGGACGAAGGTCTTGGCCTCGGTGTTGCCCAGCTTCGTCTTGGTCTGGCCCTCGAACTGCGGCTCGCCCAGCTTGACCGAGATGATCGCGGTCAGGCCCTCGCGGATGTCCTCGCCGGTGAGGTTGTCGTCCTTCTCCCGCAGCAGCTTCTTCTCCCGCGCGTACTTGTTGATCAAGTACGTCAACGCCGCGCGGAAGCCCTCCTCGTGGGTGCCGCCCTCGTGGGTGTGGATCGTGTTGGCGAAGCTGTAGACACCCTCGGTGTACTGGGTGTTCCACTGCATCGCGACCTCGAGGGAGAGCAGCCGCTCCTTGTCCTCGGCCTCGATGTCGATCACCGTGGGGTGCACCAGCTCGCCCTTGCGCGAGTTCAGGTACTTCACGAAGTCGACGATGCCGCCCTCGTAGTAGTACGTCGCCGAGAGCGGCTTGCCCTCCTCGTCCACGTGCGCCTCGCGCTCGTCCACGAGGGAGATGGTCAGTCCCTTGTTGAGGAACGCCATCTCCTGGAACCGGCGGGCGAGCGTCTCGAACGAGTACTCCGTCGTTTCGAAGACGTCCGGGTCGGCCCAGAACGTCACCGTCGTGCCGGTCTCCGTCACCGCTTCGTTCTTGGCGAGCGGGGCCGTCGGTACGCCCTGCTTGTAATCCTGTGTCCAGCGGAAACCATCCCGCTTCACGTCCACGGCCAGCTTCGTGGACAGCGCGTTGACGACCGAGACGCCCACGCCGTGCAGACCACCGGAGACGGCGTAGCCGCCACCGCCGAACTTGCCGCCCGCGTGCAGCACGGTCAGCACGACCTCGACGGCCGGCTTCTTCTCCACCGGGTGCATGTCGACGGGGATGCCGCGCCCGTTGTCGATGACGCGCACGCCACCGTCGGCCAGGATCGTCACGTCGATCCGGTCGGCGTGTCCGGCCAGCGCCTCGTCAACGCAGTTGTCCACCACCTCTTGGACCAGGTGGTGCAGACCGCGCTCACCGGTCGACCCGATGTACATGCCGGGTCGCTTACGGACCGCGTCCAGGCCCTCCAGGACCGTGATCGCGCTGGCGTCGTACGAGGGAGGAGGTGCCCCGTTGACGTCCGTACCCACCGCGGCGGTGTTCGCCTCGGTCGGGGAAGCGGTGATCTTCTCGTTGGGGTTGCCGGAATCGGCCACGAAGCGCCCTTTCTGGCACAGCAGAGCCGAACCCCTGGTACGGAGGACCGGCCTTGTCTTTCGAATGCCCCGCACGCACGGTGAGCCACCGTGTGCGCAAGCGGCGACGGTGTACTCCAGTCTACCGGTAACCGCCGACAGAATTGGGGCTTGCGGGTGCCTGAGTCGGCGACTGCCGCCCTGAACCGGCGCCTTCCTACTCCCCATATCTGGTCTGGGCTTCCAGGAGGCTCACACAGGCACTCAGCGCTTCGACCCATCAACGACCGGCGATGTGACCGGCGTCTCAATGTTCCCGTCCGTCCCACACCCGGTCCGCCCGCCGCGGCCCCGTGCCCGTGGCACCACCCGCCGCGCCCACGTCGGCAGCGCGCGCCACCGTGCCACCGCCCCCCGCACGCTGCGCGTCGCCCGCAGCGCGCGCCCGGGGAGGCGCCGGCTCCGCCCGCCGGCGCATCGCCGCAGGTCGCGGGAAATATGCCACCAACACATCACGCGGGCGCGGGCCAGCACGGCCCGGCTGCCTCGCGCCGCCGCGCCCGCCTCCGCCACCGACGCACGCCCCCGCGCGGCCCACGGCTGATTTCTGCCGCCGTTGTGCCCGCGAGGCACGAGACGCGCGGAGCGAAAGCCCTACGACAGCGACACGAGCCCCGTGCGACGGCGGAGCGAGGACGGCCGGTGCGGCCCCCCTCGCGGCAGGCCGGGGCCAGGCCGACGCGGGCCCGTCGGGTCAGCCGTAGGTGTCGCCCGGGCCACGGCTGCCGGGCGCCCGCAGCGGTCCGTACCGGCGCGCGGGACCACCGGGGCCGAGCACCTTGAGCGTGCGCACCGTGCCGTGGCCCAGGTCCGCGTTGAGCCGCGCCACGAGCTGCGGCGCCAGCAACCGGAGCTGGGTGGCCCAGGCCGTGGAGTCGCAACACACCGTCAGCACCCGCGCGTCCTCGTCGTACCGCTGCGGCTCGCAGTGCTGCGCGACCTCGGGCCCGACGAGCTGGGGCCAGCGGCCCATCACACCGCCGACCGCCGCGGGCGCCTCCCAACCGCGTTCGGTGATCAGCCGGTTGATGGCCGCGCCCAACGGCAGCGGATCGCGCCCGTCCGCCCGCGCCCCGGAGCGCAACCCACCGCGCCTGGCCTGCTTCTTCTGTTGCGCGGCCGCGCCGTGCGCGCGGGCGCGCTCCTTCGCCGCCCGCAACGCCACCCGCGCCAGGTCCACGCCCGTGGGCTCGACCGCCGCACCGGCCGGGGCCGCGCCCGGGCCGTCGTCGCGGTCCGCGCCGGCCCGCGGCCCCCGGGCCGCGTCCCGCTCCCGGCCCGATCCGCCCGACACAGGCCACGTCATATGCGCTCCACCACACCTTCCGAGACCGCGTACCGCACGCCCGTCAGCACCCCCGGCACGTCGTCGTCCACCGCGGCCGTCACCAACACCTGCTCGCCCGGGGCCACCAGCTCCGCGAGCCGCTCCCGGCGGCGCACGTCCAGCTCGGCGAAGACGTCGTCCAGCACCAACACCGGCTCGTTGCCCTCGGACCGCAGCAGGTCGTACGAGGCGAGCCGCAGCGCCAGCGCGTACGACCAGGACTCGCCGTGGCTCGCGTACCCCTTCGCGGGCAACTCGCCCAGTTTCAGCAGCAGATCGTCCCGGTGCGGGCCGACCAGCGTCACGCCCCGCTCGATCTCCCGCTTGCGCGCCTCGCCCAGCGCCGCCCGCAGCAGCTCGTACAGCTCCGGCCGGCCCGTCTCCGCGCCGAGCGGCGCGCCACCCGCCGCCTCGCTGACGGAACTCCGGTACTCCAGCACCACCGGCCCACCGCCGGGGGCCAGTTGCTCGTACGCCTTGTCGGCGAGGGGCCGCAGCGTGGCCACCAGGTCGAGCCGCTGGGCCAGCAACTCCGCGCCCACCTGGGCCAGATGCTGGTCCCAGACGTCCAGCGTGGACAGGTCGAGCTGCCGGCCGCCGTGCCGGCGCGCCATGGCCGCCGTCTTGAGCAGCGTGTTGCGCTGCTTCAGCACCCGGTCGTAGTCCGAGCGCACCCCGGCCATCCGCGGCGACCTGGCCGTGATCAGCTCGTCGAGGAACCGCCGCCTCTCACCCGGGTCGCCCTTGACCAGCGCCAGGTCCTCCGGCGCGAACAGCACCGTACGCACGATGCCGAGCACGTCGCGCGGCCTGACCTGCGAAGACCGGTTGATCCTGGCCCGGTTGGCCCGGCCCGGGTTGAGTTCCAGCTCGATGAGCTGCTGCCGGTCGCCCTGCACGACCGCGGCCCGCACGATCGCCCGCTCGGCGCCCATCCGCACCAGCGGCGCGTCGGACGAGACCCGGTGGCTGGCCAGCGTCGCCAGGTAGCCGACGGCCTCGACCAGGTTGGTCTTGCCCTGCCCGTTGGGGCCGACGAACGCGGAGACGCCCGGGTCAAGGGGAACCTCGACCCGGGCGTACGAGCGGAAGTCGGCGAGTGACAAATGCGAGACGTGCATGGTTTCCGTACCGACCTCCCCCGTCGACCAACGTCCGAGCGCGCCTCCTACGACACGCGCTGACCTGCTGTTACTTGTCCGTGTTGCTCGTCACCGCGTGGCCACCGAACTGGTTGCGCAGCGCGGCGATCATCTTCATCGACGGCGAGTCGTCCTGCCGCGAGGCGAAGCGGGCGAACAGCGACGCGGTGATCGCCGGCAGCGGCACCGCGTGGTCGATGGCCGCCTCCACGGTCCACCGGCCCTCGCCGGAGTCCTGCGCGTAACCCCGCAGCTTCGACAGGTGCTCGTCGTCGTCCAGCGCGCGAACGGCCAGGTCGAGCAACCAGGACCGGATGACCGTGCCCTCCTGCCAGCTACGGAAGACCTCGCGGACGTCGGTGACCGAGTCCACCGCCTCCAGCAGCTCCCAGCCCTCGGCGAAGGCCTGCATCATGGCGTACTCGATGCCGTTGTGCACCATCTTGGCGAAGTGGCCGGCGCCGACCTTGCCCGCGTGCACCGAGCCGAACTCGCCCTCGGGCTTCAGCGCGTCGAAGATCGGCTGCACCTTGGCGACGTGCTCCTCGTCGCCGCCGTACATCAGCGCGTAGCCGTTCTCCAG includes these proteins:
- the gyrB gene encoding DNA topoisomerase (ATP-hydrolyzing) subunit B; translated protein: MLCQKGRFVADSGNPNEKITASPTEANTAAVGTDVNGAPPPSYDASAITVLEGLDAVRKRPGMYIGSTGERGLHHLVQEVVDNCVDEALAGHADRIDVTILADGGVRVIDNGRGIPVDMHPVEKKPAVEVVLTVLHAGGKFGGGGYAVSGGLHGVGVSVVNALSTKLAVDVKRDGFRWTQDYKQGVPTAPLAKNEAVTETGTTVTFWADPDVFETTEYSFETLARRFQEMAFLNKGLTISLVDEREAHVDEEGKPLSATYYYEGGIVDFVKYLNSRKGELVHPTVIDIEAEDKERLLSLEVAMQWNTQYTEGVYSFANTIHTHEGGTHEEGFRAALTYLINKYAREKKLLREKDDNLTGEDIREGLTAIISVKLGEPQFEGQTKTKLGNTEAKTFVQKIVNEHLADWLDRNPNEAADIIRKSIQAATARVAARKARDLTRRKGLLETASLPGKLSDCQSNDPTKCEIFIVEGDSAGGSAKSGRNPQYQAILPIRGKILNVEKARIDKILQNTEVQALISAFGTGVHEDFDIEKLRYHKIILMADADVDGQHINTLLLTFLFRFMRPLVEAGHVFLSRPPLYKIKWGRDDFEYAYSDRERDALIAAGREQGKRIRDDSVQRFKGLGEMNAEELRVTTMDVDHRVLGQVTLDDAAQADDLFSVLMGEDVEARRSFIQRNAKDVRFLDI
- a CDS encoding DciA family protein; this translates as MTWPVSGGSGRERDAARGPRAGADRDDGPGAAPAGAAVEPTGVDLARVALRAAKERARAHGAAAQQKKQARRGGLRSGARADGRDPLPLGAAINRLITERGWEAPAAVGGVMGRWPQLVGPEVAQHCEPQRYDEDARVLTVCCDSTAWATQLRLLAPQLVARLNADLGHGTVRTLKVLGPGGPARRYGPLRAPGSRGPGDTYG
- the recF gene encoding DNA replication/repair protein RecF, which encodes MHVSHLSLADFRSYARVEVPLDPGVSAFVGPNGQGKTNLVEAVGYLATLASHRVSSDAPLVRMGAERAIVRAAVVQGDRQQLIELELNPGRANRARINRSSQVRPRDVLGIVRTVLFAPEDLALVKGDPGERRRFLDELITARSPRMAGVRSDYDRVLKQRNTLLKTAAMARRHGGRQLDLSTLDVWDQHLAQVGAELLAQRLDLVATLRPLADKAYEQLAPGGGPVVLEYRSSVSEAAGGAPLGAETGRPELYELLRAALGEARKREIERGVTLVGPHRDDLLLKLGELPAKGYASHGESWSYALALRLASYDLLRSEGNEPVLVLDDVFAELDVRRRERLAELVAPGEQVLVTAAVDDDVPGVLTGVRYAVSEGVVERI
- the gnd gene encoding phosphogluconate dehydrogenase (NAD(+)-dependent, decarboxylating) — protein: MELGLVGLGKMGGNMRERIRRAGHTVIGYDRNPDLADVASLEELVGQLQGPRVVWVMVPAGAATQSTIDELGALLSPGDVVVDGGNSRWTDDEKHAAELAEKGIGFVDCGVSGGVWGLENGYALMYGGDEEHVAKVQPIFDALKPEGEFGSVHAGKVGAGHFAKMVHNGIEYAMMQAFAEGWELLEAVDSVTDVREVFRSWQEGTVIRSWLLDLAVRALDDDEHLSKLRGYAQDSGEGRWTVEAAIDHAVPLPAITASLFARFASRQDDSPSMKMIAALRNQFGGHAVTSNTDK